The following coding sequences lie in one Caproicibacterium argilliputei genomic window:
- a CDS encoding DUF4830 domain-containing protein: protein MTISLHGKKQKLFFAAAAAVLAAAILFLVSAAGTGGGIAGETNQQRVAFLAQCGWQVEKEPVSAREVAIPREFSKVYQNYNALNQKAGFDLKKIAGKTCHQYVYRVTNYTSKDEVRATLLVCNGKIVGGDISTAALDGFMKPLREMKAGSSA, encoded by the coding sequence CAATTTCTTTGCACGGCAAAAAGCAAAAGCTCTTTTTTGCCGCGGCAGCGGCGGTTTTGGCAGCGGCTATCCTGTTTTTGGTGTCTGCCGCCGGCACCGGAGGGGGCATTGCCGGAGAAACCAACCAGCAGCGGGTGGCGTTTTTGGCGCAGTGCGGCTGGCAGGTGGAAAAAGAGCCGGTGTCTGCGAGAGAGGTCGCGATTCCCCGGGAATTTTCAAAGGTGTATCAGAATTATAATGCGCTGAACCAAAAAGCCGGATTTGATTTGAAAAAAATTGCCGGAAAGACCTGTCATCAGTATGTGTACCGGGTAACAAATTATACCAGCAAGGACGAAGTCCGCGCGACGCTGCTGGTCTGTAACGGAAAAATCGTTGGCGGCGATATTTCCACAGCGGCGCTGGACGGCTTTATGAAGCCACTGCGGGAGATGAAAGCGGGCAGTTCCGCATAA
- the ftsE gene encoding cell division ATP-binding protein FtsE, translating into MIELSHISKTYPNGTHALYDVNLHVDKGEFVFIVGSSGAGKSTMLKLITCEEKADSGKLMVNGHDLMGIKRREVPYLRRTMGMVFQDFRLISKMTVFENVAFAMHIVGANYREIHKRVPYILGLVNLQNKAKCYPAELSGGEQQRVGLARALVNNPDMIIADEPTGNIDPALSFEIVDLLSEINLRGTTILMVTHEHSLVKHFQKRIVEIHGGRIVADTNELEAAAR; encoded by the coding sequence TTGATCGAGTTGAGTCATATTAGCAAGACCTACCCGAATGGCACCCATGCCCTGTATGATGTGAACCTGCACGTTGACAAGGGCGAGTTTGTGTTCATAGTGGGTTCCTCCGGCGCGGGAAAAAGCACCATGCTGAAGCTGATTACCTGTGAGGAAAAGGCGGACAGTGGCAAGCTCATGGTTAATGGGCACGACCTGATGGGTATCAAACGGCGGGAGGTGCCGTACTTGCGCCGCACCATGGGAATGGTGTTTCAGGATTTCCGCCTGATTTCCAAAATGACGGTTTTTGAAAACGTGGCGTTTGCCATGCACATTGTGGGCGCCAATTACCGCGAAATTCACAAACGCGTGCCGTACATTCTGGGGTTGGTCAATTTGCAGAACAAGGCGAAGTGCTACCCAGCGGAGCTTTCCGGCGGTGAGCAGCAGCGCGTGGGTTTGGCGCGCGCGCTGGTCAACAATCCGGATATGATTATTGCGGACGAGCCGACCGGAAACATTGACCCGGCGCTGTCCTTTGAAATTGTGGACCTGCTTAGTGAAATCAACCTGCGCGGGACAACCATTCTGATGGTGACGCACGAGCACAGTCTGGTCAAGCACTTTCAGAAGCGGATTGTCGAAATCCATGGGGGCCGCATTGTGGCCGATACCAACGAACTGGAGGCCGCGGCAAGATGA
- a CDS encoding divergent PAP2 family protein, giving the protein MNWIIASAVMAWLLAQLIKVLLCHVHGGRVTLRVAVGTGGMPSSHTAFVCAAAFSCGMVRGFSSVEFALGFTMAAVVIYDALGVRWEAGRHAAVINALEARLQPSDTAFTPLETSLGHRPIEVICGGLLGILMAILVQGIFVHRFL; this is encoded by the coding sequence ATGAACTGGATCATTGCATCCGCGGTGATGGCATGGCTGCTTGCCCAGCTGATTAAAGTGCTGCTTTGCCACGTGCACGGCGGAAGGGTCACGCTGCGGGTGGCAGTCGGCACCGGCGGTATGCCCAGCTCTCACACGGCGTTTGTCTGCGCGGCCGCTTTCAGCTGCGGCATGGTACGCGGCTTTTCCTCCGTGGAATTTGCGCTCGGCTTTACCATGGCGGCTGTTGTCATCTATGACGCACTGGGTGTCCGCTGGGAGGCGGGGCGCCACGCCGCAGTCATCAATGCACTGGAAGCTCGCCTGCAGCCGTCAGACACCGCCTTTACGCCGCTGGAAACCAGTCTGGGGCATCGGCCCATCGAAGTGATCTGCGGCGGGCTGCTGGGCATTCTCATGGCGATTCTGGTGCAGGGCATTTTCGTCCATCGCTTTTTGTAA
- a CDS encoding ABC transporter ATP-binding protein, which yields MASVSLKHVYKIYDGGVQAVSDFNLEIADKEFIILVGPSGCGKSTTLRMIAGLEEISKGELYIGDTLANDVAPKDRDIAMVFQNYALYPHMTVFDNMAFGLKLRKTPKDEIKARVEEAARILDISHLLDRKPKALSGGQRQRVALGRAIVRDPKVFLLDEPLSNLDAKLRAQMRTEISKLHKRLGTTFIYVTHDQTEAMTMGDRIVVMKDGIIQQVDTPQNLYDFPVNEFVAGFMGSPQMNFIDAKINKGAKGYTVDFGKYSLLIPADKAKAETLDPYAGKDVLFGIRPENVHDEQEFLEEHPEYIAEANVDVTELMGAETYLYLTCEGNNLTARVDPTSVAKTNDNIKIAFDMEKCHLFDKDSEVTILN from the coding sequence ATGGCAAGCGTATCCTTAAAACATGTTTACAAAATCTATGACGGCGGCGTACAGGCTGTGAGTGACTTTAACCTCGAGATCGCTGATAAGGAATTCATCATTCTGGTCGGCCCTTCCGGCTGCGGCAAGTCCACCACACTGCGCATGATTGCAGGTTTGGAGGAAATCTCCAAGGGCGAGCTGTACATCGGTGATACGCTGGCTAACGACGTTGCGCCGAAAGATCGTGATATCGCAATGGTGTTCCAGAACTATGCATTGTATCCGCATATGACGGTTTTTGACAACATGGCATTTGGTCTGAAACTGCGCAAGACCCCGAAAGACGAAATCAAGGCGCGTGTTGAGGAAGCCGCCCGCATCCTCGACATCTCCCATCTGCTGGACCGCAAGCCGAAGGCTTTGTCCGGCGGCCAGCGCCAGCGCGTTGCGCTGGGCCGTGCAATCGTCCGTGACCCGAAGGTCTTCCTGCTGGACGAACCGCTGTCCAACTTGGATGCAAAGCTGCGCGCACAGATGCGTACAGAAATCAGCAAGCTGCATAAGCGTCTGGGCACCACCTTCATTTACGTTACGCATGACCAGACAGAAGCTATGACCATGGGCGACCGCATCGTGGTTATGAAGGACGGCATCATCCAGCAGGTAGATACCCCGCAGAACCTGTATGACTTCCCGGTCAATGAATTTGTCGCAGGCTTCATGGGCAGCCCGCAAATGAACTTCATCGACGCCAAGATTAACAAGGGCGCTAAGGGCTACACCGTTGACTTTGGTAAGTACAGCCTGCTGATTCCGGCAGACAAGGCCAAGGCAGAAACGCTTGATCCCTATGCAGGCAAGGATGTTCTGTTCGGCATTCGTCCGGAAAATGTGCATGACGAGCAGGAGTTCCTCGAGGAGCATCCGGAGTATATCGCCGAAGCAAATGTTGATGTTACTGAGCTGATGGGTGCGGAAACTTACCTGTATCTGACCTGCGAGGGCAACAACTTGACGGCTCGTGTGGATCCCACCTCTGTTGCGAAGACAAACGACAATATCAAGATTGCTTTTGATATGGAGAAGTGCCATCTGTTTGACAAGGATTCTGAGGTTACAATCCTGAACTAA
- a CDS encoding glycoside hydrolase family 35 protein, whose product MTAATHTLAIKDQFYLDSRPFQIISGSIHYFRVVPAYWRDRLRKLRALGCNTVETYVPWNLHEPRPGEFCFTGMLDLAAFLRTAQEEGLYAIVRPSPYICGEWEFGGLPGWLLAEDGMKLRCSYPPFLERVRSYYQKLFSILTPLQADRGGPVILMQVENEYGAYGDETGYLAALRDCMRENGATVPFITSDGPWGDYLNGGSIDGALPTANFGSNAPKQFPVLQQHIGSGPLMCTEFWVGWFDAWGDAAHHTTDAATCAQELDEILKRGSVNIYMFHGGTNFGFTNGSNYYDHLQPDVTSYDYDALLTEDGRLTPKYHAFQKVIAKYAPLPEVTLDPPAPRKAYGSFPVQDAVSLFSVLEELADCTESPWPLCMEKLGQNFGYTCYVSALKPNVPIEKLQLIGANDRAQVFFDRELYLTLYDHDLLREHPAAPLSGSRSELEILTENMGRVNYGPRMEQQRKGIDGSVLLNGHSHAGWKMYPLPMDADMARKIDFSKPYRTGTPSFYRIPFTVEQPGDTFLDLTGWGKGCALLNGFQLGRFWEIGPQKHLYIPAPLLRQGENELLLFESEGKAAAQITLTAEPNLG is encoded by the coding sequence ATGACTGCCGCAACGCACACGCTTGCAATAAAAGACCAGTTTTACTTAGACAGCCGACCCTTCCAAATCATTTCCGGCTCTATTCACTACTTCCGCGTCGTTCCGGCTTACTGGCGCGACCGCCTGCGAAAGCTGCGCGCCTTGGGCTGCAACACGGTAGAAACCTATGTGCCATGGAATCTGCATGAGCCGCGCCCCGGTGAGTTTTGCTTCACTGGAATGCTGGATCTTGCAGCCTTTCTGAGAACCGCGCAGGAAGAGGGGCTTTACGCCATTGTGCGCCCCTCCCCCTATATCTGCGGGGAGTGGGAGTTCGGCGGTCTGCCGGGCTGGCTGCTGGCAGAGGATGGCATGAAGCTGCGCTGTTCCTATCCGCCGTTTCTGGAACGGGTGCGCAGTTACTACCAAAAACTTTTTTCCATCTTAACGCCGCTGCAGGCAGACCGCGGCGGTCCGGTCATCCTGATGCAAGTGGAAAATGAATACGGTGCTTACGGAGATGAAACCGGTTACCTAGCTGCACTGCGGGACTGTATGCGTGAAAACGGCGCAACCGTGCCGTTCATCACCTCCGACGGCCCGTGGGGCGATTATCTCAACGGCGGCAGCATTGACGGCGCTTTGCCAACCGCTAATTTTGGCTCTAATGCACCGAAACAGTTTCCGGTGCTGCAGCAGCATATCGGCAGCGGTCCTTTGATGTGTACCGAGTTTTGGGTCGGTTGGTTTGACGCCTGGGGCGACGCGGCACACCACACCACAGACGCCGCGACCTGTGCACAGGAACTGGATGAAATCTTAAAGCGCGGCAGCGTCAACATCTATATGTTCCACGGCGGCACCAACTTTGGCTTTACCAACGGCTCCAACTACTACGACCACCTGCAGCCGGATGTCACCTCTTATGACTATGATGCCCTGCTGACCGAAGACGGACGCCTGACGCCGAAATACCATGCCTTTCAAAAGGTCATTGCCAAGTATGCACCGCTTCCGGAAGTAACGCTTGACCCACCTGCGCCACGCAAGGCATATGGCAGTTTCCCGGTGCAGGACGCGGTATCGCTGTTTTCCGTTTTGGAGGAACTTGCAGACTGCACGGAAAGCCCGTGGCCGCTGTGCATGGAAAAACTCGGTCAGAATTTTGGCTATACCTGTTACGTTTCTGCGCTAAAGCCGAATGTTCCCATCGAAAAGCTGCAGCTCATCGGTGCCAATGACCGCGCGCAGGTGTTCTTTGACCGCGAACTGTACCTGACACTTTATGACCATGACCTGCTGCGGGAGCACCCGGCTGCGCCACTGTCTGGCAGCCGCTCTGAGCTGGAAATCCTGACGGAGAACATGGGGCGCGTCAACTACGGCCCGCGCATGGAACAGCAGCGGAAAGGCATTGACGGTTCTGTACTGCTCAACGGTCACAGCCACGCCGGATGGAAAATGTATCCGCTGCCGATGGACGCGGACATGGCGCGTAAAATAGACTTTAGCAAGCCGTACCGCACCGGCACCCCGTCCTTTTACCGCATTCCCTTTACCGTGGAGCAGCCTGGTGACACGTTCCTAGACTTGACCGGATGGGGAAAGGGCTGCGCCCTGCTCAACGGCTTTCAGCTGGGGCGCTTCTGGGAAATTGGCCCGCAGAAGCACCTGTATATCCCCGCACCGCTGCTGCGGCAGGGAGAAAACGAACTGCTCCTTTTCGAATCAGAGGGCAAAGCCGCCGCGCAGATTACCCTGACGGCAGAACCGAATCTCGGCTGA
- a CDS encoding murein hydrolase activator EnvC family protein, giving the protein MAGKAKNAKKVLGGLVSLLLTASLTLSPAVSAVYAAGDVSALKQKQAEYAQQKKENDAKLSQLRQDKNQKEAYKQTLESQISTLQNQIDTYNAQVEELDAQIVKAEHAIAGKQSAITTNTEKLKQRLCALYMSGGASNLEILLSASSVIDLADKATALQMVTEHDTTLIDTLKADMAAVKKQKDTIEQNRQDVSTAKTAVAQKQKELSGLVSEAQSVINDMASQEKDMQSVSDSLAQKEAQASEAVDQWYKEYEASQQRKKVAAQQKAAEQSKASGSSSGSLMWPVPSCTTVTSPFGRRSSPGGIGSTYHKGIDIGASYGAQIVAADSGVVVQAGDNGWGYGNLVIIDHGNGLTTYYGHMSSVAVSSGQTVAKGQLIGYVGSTGNSTGPHCHFEVRQNGTAVDPMGYV; this is encoded by the coding sequence TTGGCTGGTAAGGCAAAAAACGCGAAAAAAGTCCTCGGCGGTCTGGTTTCGCTGCTGCTCACGGCTTCGCTGACCCTGTCGCCGGCCGTTTCTGCCGTATATGCGGCGGGGGACGTGTCGGCGCTGAAGCAGAAGCAGGCAGAGTACGCCCAGCAGAAAAAGGAAAATGACGCGAAACTCAGCCAGCTCCGTCAGGATAAGAACCAGAAAGAAGCATACAAGCAAACGCTGGAAAGCCAGATTTCCACCCTGCAAAATCAGATTGATACATACAACGCGCAGGTCGAGGAGCTGGACGCACAGATTGTAAAGGCGGAGCACGCCATCGCGGGCAAGCAAAGCGCGATTACCACCAACACAGAGAAGCTCAAACAGCGCCTTTGCGCGCTGTATATGTCTGGCGGCGCAAGCAATCTGGAGATTCTGCTTTCTGCCAGCAGCGTCATTGACTTGGCAGATAAGGCGACCGCCCTGCAGATGGTGACAGAACACGACACCACTTTAATTGACACGCTGAAAGCGGATATGGCGGCGGTGAAAAAGCAGAAGGATACCATTGAGCAGAATCGGCAGGATGTTTCCACGGCAAAGACAGCGGTTGCACAGAAGCAGAAAGAGCTTTCCGGCTTGGTCAGCGAGGCGCAGAGCGTCATCAACGACATGGCTTCGCAAGAGAAGGATATGCAGTCGGTCAGTGATTCATTGGCGCAGAAGGAAGCGCAGGCCAGCGAGGCGGTTGACCAGTGGTATAAGGAATACGAGGCAAGCCAGCAGAGAAAGAAAGTGGCGGCGCAACAGAAAGCCGCCGAGCAAAGCAAGGCAAGCGGCAGCAGCAGCGGCTCCTTGATGTGGCCGGTGCCCAGCTGCACAACGGTCACTTCTCCCTTTGGGCGCCGGAGCAGCCCCGGCGGTATCGGCAGTACCTATCACAAGGGAATTGACATCGGCGCCAGCTATGGGGCGCAGATTGTGGCGGCAGACAGCGGCGTTGTGGTGCAGGCAGGCGACAACGGCTGGGGGTACGGCAATCTGGTGATTATTGACCACGGCAACGGCTTGACCACTTACTATGGGCACATGAGCAGTGTGGCGGTCAGCAGCGGCCAGACGGTGGCCAAGGGACAGCTGATTGGCTATGTTGGCAGTACCGGAAACAGCACAGGGCCGCACTGTCACTTTGAGGTGCGCCAAAATGGTACAGCAGTTGACCCCATGGGGTATGTTTAA
- the ftsX gene encoding permease-like cell division protein FtsX — protein sequence MKNFGYLLKEGIKNIWTNRTMSLASVAVLMSCLLMTGAAVLFSWNIKTAMSMVEGNNSIKVYIKQDVPTLKALKIGDEIRKLDNVATCDFVSKEDGMKEMKQMVGEQNAGLLDGLEGDNNWLPDTFRISMKDLSKYKETAAKITSIEGVDKIYDYQELADKLTRIDHIVTNVGLIVVAALSLVSLFIIANTIRVAMYSRRLEISIMKSVGATNWFIRVPFLVEGMVIGVAAGGVAAALLNLVYYRVVSSMGISSLFNVVNLNSMMAPVVALFMLIGALFGAVGGIISIGRYLKKEGGSIVGW from the coding sequence ATGAAGAATTTTGGATATCTGCTTAAAGAGGGCATTAAAAATATTTGGACCAACCGCACGATGTCACTGGCATCTGTGGCGGTGCTGATGAGTTGTCTGCTGATGACCGGCGCGGCGGTGCTGTTCAGTTGGAACATCAAAACCGCCATGAGTATGGTGGAGGGCAACAACTCCATTAAAGTGTACATCAAGCAGGATGTGCCGACGCTGAAAGCGCTGAAAATCGGTGACGAAATTCGAAAGCTGGACAACGTTGCCACCTGCGACTTCGTTTCCAAAGAAGACGGCATGAAAGAAATGAAGCAGATGGTCGGCGAGCAGAACGCCGGTCTGCTGGACGGTCTGGAGGGCGACAACAACTGGCTGCCCGACACGTTCCGCATTTCGATGAAAGACCTTTCCAAGTACAAGGAAACTGCCGCGAAAATCACCTCCATCGAAGGGGTGGACAAAATTTACGACTATCAGGAGCTGGCAGACAAGCTGACGCGCATTGACCACATTGTCACCAATGTCGGTTTGATTGTGGTGGCTGCGCTGAGTCTGGTTTCGCTGTTCATCATTGCGAACACCATTCGAGTAGCCATGTATTCGCGCCGTTTGGAAATCAGCATTATGAAGTCTGTCGGCGCCACCAACTGGTTTATCCGCGTGCCGTTTTTGGTGGAGGGTATGGTCATTGGCGTGGCTGCCGGCGGCGTTGCGGCGGCGCTGCTGAATTTGGTGTATTACCGCGTGGTCAGTTCCATGGGCATTAGTTCCTTGTTTAATGTGGTCAACCTCAACAGCATGATGGCGCCGGTTGTTGCGCTGTTTATGCTCATCGGCGCGCTGTTCGGCGCAGTGGGCGGCATTATTTCCATTGGACGTTACCTGAAAAAAGAAGGAGGTTCTATCGTTGGCTGGTAA
- a CDS encoding pseudouridine synthase, with amino-acid sequence MALMRLDKLLALQTGMTRREAAACVRQGAACLQGQPVRNPAQRVDPRAVTLNGKNLGYEEFVYLLMHKPAGVLTAARDKKQPTVLELVPQELYRRGVQPVGRLDKDTTGLLLLTDDGALAHRLLSPQHHVWKTYLARLSAPPCPGAEERFAAGVVLPDFTCLPAKLTLVQDGSCPVYEVRVHEGKYHQVKRMFLAQGCEVLALQRVGFGPLRLPADLPPGRVRPLLPEERQALLETRN; translated from the coding sequence ATGGCGCTGATGCGGCTTGATAAATTGCTGGCATTGCAGACGGGTATGACCCGGCGGGAGGCTGCCGCGTGCGTGAGGCAGGGAGCCGCCTGCCTGCAAGGACAACCTGTGCGGAATCCAGCGCAGCGTGTAGACCCGCGTGCGGTGACACTGAACGGCAAAAACTTAGGTTACGAAGAATTTGTTTACCTGCTGATGCACAAGCCGGCGGGTGTGCTGACCGCCGCACGGGACAAAAAGCAGCCGACGGTGCTGGAGCTTGTGCCGCAGGAGCTGTATCGGCGCGGAGTCCAGCCGGTCGGCCGGCTGGATAAGGATACCACCGGCCTGCTGCTGCTGACCGACGACGGCGCACTGGCACACCGCCTGCTGTCACCGCAGCACCATGTGTGGAAAACATACCTTGCCAGGCTTTCCGCGCCGCCGTGCCCGGGTGCGGAAGAACGCTTTGCGGCGGGGGTGGTGCTGCCGGACTTTACCTGCCTGCCAGCAAAGCTGACCCTGGTGCAGGACGGCAGCTGCCCGGTGTATGAGGTGCGCGTGCACGAGGGAAAGTACCACCAGGTCAAGCGGATGTTTTTGGCGCAGGGCTGCGAGGTGCTGGCGCTGCAGCGGGTGGGTTTTGGCCCGCTGCGCCTGCCGGCGGATTTGCCGCCCGGCAGGGTGCGCCCGCTTCTGCCAGAGGAGCGCCAGGCGCTGCTGGAAACGCGAAATTGA
- a CDS encoding PucR family transcriptional regulator, translating into MSNRLFQGVIHQMRDAIDRTIGVIDETSVIIACSELGRIGEVNESVTAELMMSQDTFVVNGYTYKAFGSMPRPEYAVFVLGTDPEAARYAALLSVSLASIKQYYDEKYDRSNFVKNVIMDNILPGDIYLKARELHFNNDVSRVCMLIKVTNKTDVAAYDVVQNLFPDKNKDFVININETDIALVKEIKPGIDSKDLEKLAGSIVDTLSSEFYTHCVVGIGTAVEGVKDLARSFKEAQVALEVGKVFDTERNIVRYDNLGIARLIYQLPTTLCEMFLKEVFKKGSIESLDHETLFTIQRFFENNLNVSETSRKLFVHRNTLVYRLEKIKKITGLDLREFEDAIVFKVALMVKRYLNANPVKF; encoded by the coding sequence ATGTCCAACAGATTATTTCAGGGCGTCATTCATCAAATGCGCGACGCGATTGACCGGACCATTGGCGTCATTGATGAAACGTCTGTGATTATTGCCTGCAGCGAATTGGGCCGTATCGGCGAGGTGAACGAGAGCGTGACTGCTGAACTCATGATGTCACAGGACACGTTTGTGGTAAACGGCTACACCTATAAGGCTTTTGGCAGTATGCCGCGGCCGGAGTACGCGGTCTTTGTGCTTGGCACTGACCCGGAGGCGGCGCGTTACGCGGCGCTGCTTTCCGTGTCGCTTGCCAGCATCAAGCAGTATTACGATGAAAAGTACGACCGCAGCAACTTTGTCAAGAATGTGATTATGGATAACATTCTGCCCGGTGATATTTACCTGAAGGCGCGGGAGCTGCACTTTAACAACGACGTCAGCCGCGTGTGCATGCTGATTAAGGTGACCAACAAAACAGATGTGGCGGCTTACGACGTGGTACAGAACTTGTTCCCGGACAAGAACAAGGACTTTGTCATCAACATCAACGAAACGGACATCGCGCTGGTTAAGGAGATTAAGCCGGGCATTGACAGCAAGGATTTGGAAAAGCTGGCTGGCTCCATTGTTGATACGCTTTCCAGTGAATTTTATACCCACTGTGTAGTCGGCATCGGCACCGCGGTGGAAGGTGTGAAAGACCTTGCCCGTTCCTTTAAGGAAGCACAGGTCGCGCTGGAGGTTGGCAAGGTTTTTGACACCGAGCGCAATATCGTGCGGTATGACAACCTCGGCATCGCGCGTCTGATTTATCAGCTGCCGACTACCCTGTGCGAAATGTTCCTGAAGGAAGTCTTTAAGAAAGGCAGCATTGAGAGTCTGGATCATGAAACGCTGTTTACCATTCAGCGGTTCTTTGAAAACAACCTGAATGTTTCGGAAACCAGCCGCAAGCTGTTTGTGCACCGCAACACGCTGGTGTACCGTTTGGAAAAGATTAAAAAGATTACCGGCCTGGACCTGCGCGAGTTTGAGGACGCCATCGTCTTTAAGGTAGCGCTGATGGTGAAACGGTACCTGAACGCCAATCCGGTGAAGTTTTAA
- a CDS encoding arginase family protein, with amino-acid sequence MKPQTIIMDFSHVYEQEDFYRNTRFVWVDCSDIAGTSCYCTPQAADEIRRRIRPYSPYGIHFIDSGDYHYVSAFWMEKIEEPFHLLLFDYHSDMQPPKFPGLLSCGCWVQRAMDENRNLRQVWMVGPDESAFAGIAQPYRRRLQCISLQALQEQQTWVQLHRLQSSRLPVYVSIDKDVLNTYFARTDWSQGGLSLPVLEKLLGLFESRCRVLGVDVCGEWKADARFLLNQEEAAINNQSNLELLRFLLRRA; translated from the coding sequence ATGAAACCGCAGACGATTATCATGGACTTTTCTCATGTGTACGAACAGGAGGATTTTTATCGGAACACCCGCTTTGTGTGGGTGGACTGTTCGGATATTGCCGGCACTTCCTGTTACTGCACGCCGCAGGCGGCAGACGAGATTCGGCGGCGAATCCGGCCGTATTCCCCATATGGCATTCACTTTATTGATTCCGGTGATTACCACTATGTCAGTGCGTTTTGGATGGAAAAAATCGAGGAGCCGTTTCACCTGCTGCTGTTTGATTACCACAGCGATATGCAGCCACCGAAGTTTCCGGGGCTGCTCTCTTGTGGATGCTGGGTGCAGCGTGCCATGGACGAAAACCGGAATCTGCGGCAGGTGTGGATGGTCGGGCCGGATGAAAGCGCCTTTGCCGGCATTGCCCAGCCGTACCGCAGGCGGCTGCAGTGCATCAGCCTGCAGGCACTGCAGGAGCAGCAGACCTGGGTGCAGCTGCACCGCCTGCAAAGCAGCCGACTGCCGGTTTATGTGTCGATTGACAAGGATGTGCTGAACACCTACTTTGCGCGCACAGATTGGAGCCAGGGCGGGCTTTCCCTGCCGGTGCTGGAAAAGCTGCTGGGGCTGTTTGAGTCGCGCTGCAGAGTGCTGGGCGTGGATGTGTGTGGGGAGTGGAAGGCGGACGCCCGCTTCCTGCTGAATCAGGAGGAAGCGGCAATCAACAATCAGTCCAATTTGGAGCTGCTGCGCTTTTTGCTGCGGCGCGCATAA